A single Eubalaena glacialis isolate mEubGla1 chromosome 18, mEubGla1.1.hap2.+ XY, whole genome shotgun sequence DNA region contains:
- the ZNF71 gene encoding endothelial zinc finger protein induced by tumor necrosis factor alpha isoform X3: MRPEMKEPDLKEEISEDRPSGAWGSAVDGARTQGGRVESRRGSARTCPGRLEISRESAPECRELQAFVNQSPTPAPPRSGGPREAGIHPFAMRGKNLAGNSDLGKPSRPDVEKKSYDCSECGKAFGRSSSLVKHQRIHTGEKPFQCDVCGKHFLERSSLTIHQRVHTGEKPYACGDCGRAFSQSMNLVVHQRTHTGEKPYACGVCGKAFRKTSSLAQHERVHTGEKPYACGECGKAFRQNMHLIVHQRTHTGEKPYVCGECGRAFSQNMHLTEHQRTHTGEKPYACGDCGRVFNKRSSLTLHRRNHTGEKPYACGECGKAFSQSAYLIQHQRLHIGVKPFECGRCGKAFSKNSALTQHQRIHTGEKPYACYICKKHFTGRSSLVVHQMGHTGEKPYACGECGKAFSQSAYLIEHQRIHTGEKPYRCAQCGKAFIKNSSLTVHQRIHTGEKPYRCGECGKTFSRNTNLTRHLRIHT; the protein is encoded by the coding sequence ATGAGACCTGAAATGAAAGAACCGGACCTGAAGGAGGAGATTTCGGAAGACAGACCATCCGGGGCCTGGGGTTCGGCCGTGGACGGAGCGCGGACGCAGGGTGGCAGGGTGGAGTCGCGGCGGGGAAGCGCCAGGACCTGCCCGGGGCGGCTGGAAATCTCCCGGGAGTCGGCCCCCGAATGTCGTGAACTGCAGGCGTTCGTTAACCAGAGCCCCACCCCGGCGCCACCCAGGTCGGGGGGTCCGAGAGAAGCAGGGATCCACCCGTTTGCCATGCGGGGCAAGAACCTCGCAGGTAACTCGGACCTTGGTAAACCCTCCAGACCGGACGTGGAGAAGAAATCCTACGACTGCAGCGAGTGTGGCAAGGCTTTCGGTCGCAGCTCGTCGCTGGTGAAACACCAGCGCATCCACACCGGGGAGAAGCCCTTCCAGTGCGACGTGTGTGGGAAGCACTTTCTGGAACGGTCGTCGCTGACCATCCACCAGCGGGTCCACACGGGCGAGAAGCCGTACGCGTGCGGGGACTGCGGCCGCGCCTTCAGCCAGAGCATGAACCTCGTCGTGCACCAGCGCACGCACACCGGCGAGAAGCCGTACGCGTGCGGCGTGTGCGGGAAAGCCTTCCGGAAGACCTCCTCCCTCGCCCAGCACGAGCGGGTCCACACGGGCGAGAAGCCGTACGCGTGCGGCGAGTGCGGCAAGGCCTTCCGCCAGAACATGCACCTGATCGTGCACCAGCGCACGCACACGGGCGAGAAGCCGTACGTGTGCGGCGAGTGCGGGCGCGCCTTCAGCCAGAACATGCACCTGACGGAGCACCAGCGCACGCACACGGGCGAGAAGCCGTACGCGTGCGGCGACTGCGGCCGCGTCTTCAACAAGAGGTCGTCGCTGACGCTGCACCGGCGCAACCACACGGGCGAGAAGCCGTACGCGTGCGGCGAGTGCGGCAAGGCCTTCAGCCAGAGCGCCTACCTGATCCAGCACCAGAGGCTGCACATCGGGGTGAAGCCTTTCGAGTGCGGCCGGTGCGGCAAGGCCTTTAGCAAGAACTCCGCGCTGACGCAGCACCAGCGCATCCACACCGGCGAGAAGCCGTACGCCTGCTACATCTGCAAGAAGCACTTCACGGGCCGctcgtccctggtggtgcaccaGATGGGCCACACCGGCGAGAAGCCCTACGCGTGCGGCGAGTGCGGGAAGGCCTTCAGCCAGAGCGCCTACCTCATCGAGCACCAGCGCATCCACACGGGCGAGAAGCCGTACCGGTGCGCGCAGTGCGGCAAGGCCTTCATCAAGAACTCCTCGCTCACGGTGCACCAGAGGATCCACACCGGGGAGAAGCCCTACAGGTGCGGCGAGTGCGGGAAAACCTTCAGCCGGAACACCAACCTCACGCGGCACCTGAGGATCCACACCTAA